The Acidobacteriota bacterium genome includes the window CTGAATGGTGGCCACCGTCTGGATGCGCTTATCGAGCACCACGGCGAGCAGGTTGCCAATGTTCGATTCTGTAAATGCACCGAAGCGGCGAGCGCCATCCGAAGTGAGAATGAAGGATACTTCAGGGCGGTTATTTTCATCCTTACTGGGTTGCGCATCGCGCAATTCGCGCCCCGTAACCGCTGGTGATTTGGTCAATATGTACCACTGGCGAACGGGCGCGGCGGTAGCGGTCTCCGGCGCCTCGACCGACTCCGCCACTTCGGTTCCGGGAGGCAGCACTCCGCCGGATGAACCCAGCGCATCCTGGCGCGTCGGGAACGGCCCGCCTTCCACCTTCTTGATCTCCAGTAGCGCCGTCGTCTGCAAAATTTCCTTCACGCGCTGCGGATCGTCTACGCCGGGCAACTGAATCAGAATTTCGTAGGTACCCTGCCCGCGCTCCTGAATGGTGGGCTCGGAGACGCCCAGACTGTCAATGCGATTGCGGATGGTCTCCACGCTCTGGGTTACGGCGCGCTGGCGCAGGTCGCCCAATATCGACGCGCGGATGACCATCTTGTATCCGCCGGCCTCCGGGGTCAGTAGCCAATTCAACTCGGTCTCTTCCACGGCCTGGCGGAATGCGGAGGTCTGCTCGTCGGGAACGCCTTCGATGCGAATCCCGCCATCATCCATCAATTGCAGGGCATCGACGCGGAGCATGGAGGCGAAAGAAATTTGGCGGGAGTTCAGGGTCTGCTTCAAACGCTCAATGGTAAGGTCCGCCTCGCCGTTGACCGCGTCGTTGACCATCACCTGCATCACCAGGTGCGTGCCGCCTTTGAGATCCAGTCCCAACGGGATGCGCTTTTCGACATTCGTGCGCAACTGCCCCACGCTGGTTGGCAGGCCAACGATTCCAATGATGCTGACCACCAATACGGCCAGCGTTATCAGCGCTCTTCTGCCCAGACTTGCGTTCATGCCCTGCCCTTCTCCGGTCCCTCATGCATCCACTTGCAACTGCCAATTTCAAAAGACGAATGTCGTCTTTCGCCGCCATTAAACTTTATGGAGTTTCCTGCTCGGGATTCTCCAGCGCCGTAATCGCGCCACGCTGCACTTCCAGCTTCACCGCGTCCGGCGGCACTCGCAGCACAACATATTCATCCCGCAAACCAACAATCGTACCATGAACTCCGCCCACCGTGACCACTCGATCACCATTCTTTAAATTCGCCAGCAACTCGGCCAATTTTTTCTGGCGTTTCTGATTGGGCAGAAACAGTAGAAAGTAGAACACCAGCAGGATGGCAATGTAGGGGAGAAACTGAATGAGCGCGACGCCCCCCGACGCGGCCTGAAATAAAAAGTTTGCGAAATACAAAATGGTTGACTCTCTTCCAGATAACTTTTCAGCAAATTTTCGGACAGAACTCCGGCTTTAAATTCCACAACACAAACCGATAAATTATGGAGCTTCCCCTTGAACGCGAGGGGTGAAATCGGACAGGAATCGGTCAAACTCTCCAGACGCAATAGTTTCCCGAATCCGGCGCATGGTGTCAAGGTAAAAAAAGAGATTATGGTAACTGTTCAGCGCGCGACCCAGCATTTCTCCCGAGATAAACAGGTGCCGCAGATAGGCGCGCGAGTAGCGGCGGCAGACTAGGCACGCGCAGGATTCATCGAGCGGACGCGGGTCGCGCGTGAAGCGTGCCTGCCGTATGTGCACTCTCCCTTGCGAAGTAAACAGATACCCATTGCGACCATTCCGTGTGGGCAACACGCAGTCCATCATGTCGATGCCCAGCGCGACATATTGTGGCAGCTCTTCCGGCAACCCTACGCCCATCACGTAGCGCGGCTTGTTGTGCGGAAGAAACTGCGCGGCCTCGGCGGCAAGGTCGTAGGTGATGGGGCGCGACTCTCCCACCGAGAGTCCACCGATAGCGAAGCCGTCCAAGCCTTTCCCCTCGTGTTCCATCTGCACCAGCGCCCGCGCGCAGTCGCGCCGCAGCTCGGGATGGGTGCCGCCCTGCACGATGCCGAATAGCGCGCCGATCTGCACGGCGTCGGGCGGTGATAGAAGTCGCAGCGCCTGCAACGCCTGCTGACTGCGCGCCGCCCAGCGCAGCGTCAACTCCATGGACTTGCGCGCCACCACTTCAGTAGCGGGAAATTCCGTGCACTCATCCAGCACCATGGCCACGTCGGAGCCCAGCTTCCACTGAATCTCCACCGCGCGCTCCGGTGTCAGCTCATGTTTCGAGCCATTCAGATGCGAACGAAACTCCACACCCTGCTCGCGCACCTTGCGCAGGTGGCTCAAGCTGTAGACCTGGAAGCCGCCGCTGTCGGTGAGGATGGCGCGAGGCCAGCTCATGAAGCGATGCAGTCCGCCGAGTTCGCGGATGACTTCTTCGCCGGGTCGCAGAAACAGATGATAGGTATTGCCAAGAATAATCTGCGCGCCCAAGCCTTCGAGATCAGCTTGCGTGAGTCCCTTCACCGTAGCCAGCGTGCCCACCGGCATGAAGACGGGCGTCTCCACCACGCCGTGCGGCGTCTGGAGCAGGCCGCGGCGTGCGCGTGTCCTGGTATCTTGATGCGTAACGGAGAATTTTATTTGGCCCGGCAGCGTCAAGCCGGAAGAGGTTTCGATCGGGGAGGAGGCCAACGGCGACAATTCGCTCATGCCGCCGCCCCGGCATAGATCTCCAGCACCTGATCGACGGAGCGATCCCAACTGAAGCGCTGTATCTGCTGGTGTCCGCGTGCGCGCAATTGAGCGCGCAGAGCTTCGTCCGTCAGCGCGCGCTGAATGCCACGGGCAATATCGAACACGTTCTCCGGATGCACCGTTACCGCGGCATCGCCCACCACCTCCGGCAGCGACGACACGTTGGAGGTAACCACCGGCGTCCCCATCGACATGGCCTCCAGCGGCGGCAGGCCAAACCCTTCATGCAACGAGGGGAACACGAACACCTCGGCCGATTGATAGAAGATGCGCAGGATTTCCTGCGGCAGGAAGCCCAGGAAGCGCACGTTTGTTTGCATGCGCGTGCGCAGGACCGTGTGGCGCAGCTCGGGATGCTCGCTCAACTCATCGCCGATGATCAGCAGCTTGAGATTCTGATAAGTAGGGTGCGCCAGCAACTCGCCCTTCACCACCGCGAAGGCTTCGATCAGCCGAGGAAGATTCTTCTGTGGCCGCGCGCTGCCCACATAAAGGAGAAACGGATCTTGCACGCCGTAGCGTTCCTGCACTAGCCGAATCTCCTCCCGCCGAGCCTGCCCGCCCGTGCCGTTGCCCATGTCGTCCGAGATTGTTCCGGACAAATTTCCAGACAGGCGCCCGGCCAGCAGGAATCGCTCGTCCAGCGCATTGGCGATCACCGAAATTTTCTCCCCAGGGACCGCAAAAAGATTTTCGATATCGCGTTGCGTGGCGCTGGAAACCGCCAGGATTCTTCGCGCATTCATCATCGTGCGGCGGGTCATTTGCACGCGCAACCGCTGTCGCCAACCGGTCTGGCTGGTGTATAGAAAATCGGCGAGATCATGAACGGTCATCAAGTAAGGGCAGGGCGACAACAACACCGGTTGCAGGTAAGGGATGTGCAGCAGGTCGATCCAGGATGAGCGGATAAGCTGGTGCAGTTGCATCGCTCGCCACAGCCGCCCGCTACCGTTCCAGTGCAGCACGCGAAAATTACCTGGCAGCGGGAGCAGATTCTCCGCCGACTTCTGATCGCCCAGCAGAAAGTAGTCGTTCTGCGACCCCCGCGCCGCGAGCTTCTGCACCAGATTGCGGATGTAGGTGCCTACGCCGAAATCTTCGATGCGCCGAATATCGATAGCAATTCTCATCAGCGCCTCATGAGCGGGCCAGTGTGAAAGTGCCGTGTCTGACAGAGCCGCGACCGTCAGGGAGCGGGGGTTGGTTTCGTTGCGAAGTTCAACCCCCGCTCCTTCACGGCCGCGGCACTGTCACAACATCAGAAAAAAACTCTAGCCGCGTCGCCAGCCGTAGAGCGGAAATTGATTGGCCAGCGCCAGCACATTCTTCTGCACCGCGGCCAGCGCGGCGTCGTCCTTGGTGTTGCGCAGCGCCTCGGCGATGTACGCGCCGACTTTCTTCATCTCCGCTTCCTTCATGCCGCGAGTGGTAAGCGCCTGGCTGCCCACGCGGATGCCGCTCGGGTTGAACGGCGTGTTGGTGTCAAACGGAATGGTGCTGCGGCTAATGGTGATGTTGGCGCAATGCAGCGCCGTCTCGGCTTCCTTGCCGCGCAGCCCGCCTTGCGAAAACACATCGACTACCATCAGGTGCGTGTCGGTGCCGTTCGAGACCACGTGGAAACCTTCCTTCATCAATACGTCAGCCAGTGCGCGCGCGTTGGCCACCACCTGACGACCGTACTCCTTGAACTCCGGCGTCAACGCTTCCAGGAAGCACACCGCCTTGGCCGCCATCACATGCACCAGCGGCCCGCCCTGCATTCCGGGGAAGACCACCTTGTCAACGGCCTGCGCATACTGCGCTTTGCACAGGATCATCCCGGAGCGCGGCCCACGCAGCGTCTTGTGCGTGGTGGAAGTAACCACGTCGGCGTGCGGCACCGGACTCGGATGGACCCCCGCGGCGACCAGCCCCGCGAAGTGCGCCATGTCCACCATCAAGAGCGCGCCCACTTTGTCGCAGATGGCCCTCATGCGCGGAAAATCCATCTCCCGCGCGTACGCGCTGCCGCCGGCGACAATCAACTTGGGCTTCTTCTCAACCGCCAGCGCTTCCAGCGCGTCGTAGTCGATCGTCTCCGTCTCCTTGCTTACTCCGTAGGGAACGACGTTGTAAACCTTCCCCGAAAAATTCACTGGGCTGCCGTGCGTCAGATGCCCGCCATGCGCCAGGTTCATGCCGAGGATGGTGTCGCCAGGATTGATCAACGCAGAGTATGCGGCCATGTTGGCCTGACTGCCCGCGTGCGGCTGCACGTTGGCGTGCTCGGCGCCGAAGAGTTGCTTGGCGCGCTCAATGGCCAGCGTCTCCACCGCGTCGGCGTACTCACATCCGCCGTAGTAGCGCTTGCCGGGATAGCCCTCGGCATACTTATTGGTGAACACCGAACCGGTGGCTTCCAGCACGGCCTCCGAAACAAAATTTTCGCTGGCGATTAATTCGAGATGCTCATGTTGACGCATTTGCTCGCTGCGAATCGCTTCGGCCACCGCCGGATCATGCTCTGCCAGTTTCTGCGACATCCATCCCGTTGCCATCACTGTACTCACCGGTCTTTCCCCCCGTCTTAGCGCATGTCTAATCGATGCGAGAACTCATCATTATACAGCAAGCGGCCACGCGTGACAGTGCCGCGCGGCGCCGTCACGCGCAGGATGAAAAGAACTGCGGTAAATGGCAGGCAGTTGGGCGTATAATTTGGCTGGCTGCGGTCAAGCCAGGTTCATTGATCATCCTACTTTCACGATCTTGCGGAGGTTTTTATGCGTCTCATCAATTCGCAGTCATTCCGCGGGATGCCAATTGCAGGAATCTTCCTGCTTGCGCTCGCTACGATTTTTGGTTTCCCCGCGACGCGGACGGCGTCCGCGCAAACAACCGTATATGAGGGAGCACGACTCATCGCAGGCGACGGCGGCGCGCCCATCGATGACTCCGCCTTCGTCGTGCAGAATGGCCGCATCACCGCCGTCGGCCGGCGCGGGCAGGTGAATGCTCCCGCTAACGCGGCGCGCGTGAATCTCGCCGGCAAGACGGTGATGCCGGCGATCATTGACACCCACAAGCATCTCGCCGTAACCCGCGACGCGCTCGTCGATCAGTTGCAGCGCTTCGCCTACTACGGCATCGGCGTGGCCACCAGTCTCGGGCAGGATGCCGCCGACGTGGTGTTCCAAGTGCGGGCGGAAAATATCCCCAACGCCGCGCGCTACCGCACTGCCGGGCGCGGCATCACTACGCCGGAGCCGGGCCGTTCGGACGTGCCTTACTGGATCAAGAGTGAGGAGGAAGGCCGCCAGGCCGTGCGCGAGCAGGCCGCCAAGAAAGTGGACCTCATCAAAGTTTGGGTGGACGACCGCAACGGCCAGTACAAGCCGCTCGGCCCCGAGATGTTCGCCGCGGTCATCGACGAAGCCCACAAGAGCAAGCTGCGCGTTACAGCGCATCTCTACGCGCTGAACGATGCCAAGGCCCTGCTCCGCGCGGGTATTGACGCCTTCGCGCACAGCATCCGCGACAAAGTCGTGGACGACGAATATATCCAGATGATTAAAGCGCGGCCCAACGTGGTACTGGTTCCCAACATGGCCGATCGCGGCGTCCCGCAGGACATGACCTGGCTGAAGGATTCCCTGCCCGCCGCCGAGTGGGAGAAGTTGCAGGCGGATTCGTCCAAAGAAAATCCTGAGTCAGCCAAGACCTACGCCATTCAAGCGAGTAATCTGGCCAAGCTCAACTCGGCGGGCATGAAGATTGTGGTCGGCACCGACGGCGGAGTCCCCTGGGCCGCGCACGTCGAGATGGCCGATATGGTGAAGGCCGGCATGACGCCCGCGCAAGTCATCGTCGCCGCCACGCGCAACGGCGCCGCGCTGCTGCAAATCCCCGATGCCGGCACGATTGAATCAGGCAAGTCCGCCGACTTCCTGGTGCTGGACGCCGACCCGCTTACCGACATCACCAACACGCGCCGTATCTCCAGCGTCTATCTGCGCGGCGCGCAAGTAGACCGCGCCGCCCTGCGCACTAAGTGGATGGCCCCCAAGCCCGCGCAGTAATTCGGAGAAGGCAGAGAAGAAATGCGCAGCACAGCAGGAAATACGCCGAGCCATATTACCCAGGCGAGCGGCAACATCTTTACGGCCCTGGGGTTTCCGCCGGAGGTGGCGCTGGCGCTCAAGTTCAAAGCCAAAAATCTCGCTTCGATTCTGGCGGAAGTGAAGAGAAAGAAGTACACACAATCGGCGCTTGTCCAAAAACTCGACAAGCATCAGCCGGCTATCAGTAATTAGCTGCGCGGGAGAATTTCCCAGATGAGCATCGAAAAGTTGCTCATCTACGCGGATCGCCTGGGGCTGGCGCTGGACATTCATAAATCGCGCGGCCGACGCCGGGCGTCGTAGAATCAGGAGGAGAAAATGCTCAAACAACTCGTTCCAGCAAGA containing:
- a CDS encoding glycosyltransferase family 1 protein, whose protein sequence is MRIAIDIRRIEDFGVGTYIRNLVQKLAARGSQNDYFLLGDQKSAENLLPLPGNFRVLHWNGSGRLWRAMQLHQLIRSSWIDLLHIPYLQPVLLSPCPYLMTVHDLADFLYTSQTGWRQRLRVQMTRRTMMNARRILAVSSATQRDIENLFAVPGEKISVIANALDERFLLAGRLSGNLSGTISDDMGNGTGGQARREEIRLVQERYGVQDPFLLYVGSARPQKNLPRLIEAFAVVKGELLAHPTYQNLKLLIIGDELSEHPELRHTVLRTRMQTNVRFLGFLPQEILRIFYQSAEVFVFPSLHEGFGLPPLEAMSMGTPVVTSNVSSLPEVVGDAAVTVHPENVFDIARGIQRALTDEALRAQLRARGHQQIQRFSWDRSVDQVLEIYAGAAA
- a CDS encoding tRNA guanosine(34) transglycosylase Tgt, with the translated sequence MSELSPLASSPIETSSGLTLPGQIKFSVTHQDTRTRARRGLLQTPHGVVETPVFMPVGTLATVKGLTQADLEGLGAQIILGNTYHLFLRPGEEVIRELGGLHRFMSWPRAILTDSGGFQVYSLSHLRKVREQGVEFRSHLNGSKHELTPERAVEIQWKLGSDVAMVLDECTEFPATEVVARKSMELTLRWAARSQQALQALRLLSPPDAVQIGALFGIVQGGTHPELRRDCARALVQMEHEGKGLDGFAIGGLSVGESRPITYDLAAEAAQFLPHNKPRYVMGVGLPEELPQYVALGIDMMDCVLPTRNGRNGYLFTSQGRVHIRQARFTRDPRPLDESCACLVCRRYSRAYLRHLFISGEMLGRALNSYHNLFFYLDTMRRIRETIASGEFDRFLSDFTPRVQGEAP
- a CDS encoding serine hydroxymethyltransferase: MSQKLAEHDPAVAEAIRSEQMRQHEHLELIASENFVSEAVLEATGSVFTNKYAEGYPGKRYYGGCEYADAVETLAIERAKQLFGAEHANVQPHAGSQANMAAYSALINPGDTILGMNLAHGGHLTHGSPVNFSGKVYNVVPYGVSKETETIDYDALEALAVEKKPKLIVAGGSAYAREMDFPRMRAICDKVGALLMVDMAHFAGLVAAGVHPSPVPHADVVTSTTHKTLRGPRSGMILCKAQYAQAVDKVVFPGMQGGPLVHVMAAKAVCFLEALTPEFKEYGRQVVANARALADVLMKEGFHVVSNGTDTHLMVVDVFSQGGLRGKEAETALHCANITISRSTIPFDTNTPFNPSGIRVGSQALTTRGMKEAEMKKVGAYIAEALRNTKDDAALAAVQKNVLALANQFPLYGWRRG
- the yajC gene encoding preprotein translocase subunit YajC — protein: MYFANFLFQAASGGVALIQFLPYIAILLVFYFLLFLPNQKRQKKLAELLANLKNGDRVVTVGGVHGTIVGLRDEYVVLRVPPDAVKLEVQRGAITALENPEQETP
- the secD gene encoding protein translocase subunit SecD, producing the protein MNASLGRRALITLAVLVVSIIGIVGLPTSVGQLRTNVEKRIPLGLDLKGGTHLVMQVMVNDAVNGEADLTIERLKQTLNSRQISFASMLRVDALQLMDDGGIRIEGVPDEQTSAFRQAVEETELNWLLTPEAGGYKMVIRASILGDLRQRAVTQSVETIRNRIDSLGVSEPTIQERGQGTYEILIQLPGVDDPQRVKEILQTTALLEIKKVEGGPFPTRQDALGSSGGVLPPGTEVAESVEAPETATAAPVRQWYILTKSPAVTGRELRDAQPSKDENNRPEVSFILTSDGARRFGAFTESNIGNLLAVVLDKRIQTVATIQARISDSGRITGRFTQQRANDLALVLRAGALPASMEYLEERTVGPSLGADSIRAGVVASLVGFLAITVFMLFYYKVSGVNAVVALFINLVLLMAAMGYIHATLTLPGIAGIILTIGMAVDTNVLVFERIREELREGKTAVSALQTGFSKAWITIVDTHATTIIAAFFLFLFGSGPVKGFAVTLTLGLGANLFSGVFVSRVLFDYVVSRSGRNATLSI